The genome window CCTCATCATACCGCCCCTTCTCTACAAGAATACTGATTATAGAGGGCTGAAGCCCCATAGGACAATAATCTATACATCTTCCACATCTTATGCACGGACCGTATTCCTCAACACTAACCTCATCTGCAGATAAAACCAGAATGCCTGAAGTGCCCTTAACCACAGGGACATCAAGTGTATACTGGGCTATTCCCATCATTGGTCCACCAGCAATAACCTTTCCTATCTTACCATTGAGGCCACCACACTCCTCTATCAGATGAGAAAACAGCGTCCCAATCCTGACCCTGAGGTTCTTTGGTTCTTTTATCCCTTTTCCTGTAACGGTTATAACCCTCTCGATAAGCGGTCTTCCAAATCTTACTGCATCATATATAGCCTTTGTGGTACCAACATTATGCACTACCACACCGACATCCATTGGTAACCCACCTGCAGGCACTTCCCTGTTCAGTATAGCCTTTATGAGCATCTTCTCTGCACCCTGGGGATATTTTGCCTCAAGTGGAACGACATTTATGTCAGGTTCTGGGGTCCCCAAAAAGTCTTTTGACTTTTTGTGGTGCTCCTTTGATGCAGTATCAGTCATGGTCTTTATGGCATCAGGCTTGTTCTCTTCAATACCTACATAACCTTTTTTTACTCCGAGTATCTTCATCAATATCTTTAGTCCATTTATTATTTCGGATGGGTTTTCGAGCATGAGCCTGTGGTCGGCAGTTAGATATGGCTCACACTCCGCACCATTTATAATTACTGAGTCTATCGGCTTCTCTTTTGGTGGGCTCAATTTTACATGTGTAGGGAATGCAGCGCCTCCAAGCCCGACTATACCAGCATCTCTGATGATTCTTCTCAGATCTTCCAAAGGAAGATTTATATAATCTGGATTCTCTTTTAGACCATCAACCCATTCATCCATGCCATCCTCCTCGATGACAACAGATATCACATCCTTTCCTGAAGGATGGGGAAACTCACCGATAGCAATCACCTTTCCACAGATAGAGGAATGGACAGGTGCAGAGACAAAACTATCTGATACCCCGATAACCTGTCCCCTTTTTACCTCATCTCCAATACTTACAGTTGAATTGCAAGGGGCACCGAGGTGTTGACTGAGTGGGATAATAACCTTCTCAGGG of Nitrospirota bacterium contains these proteins:
- the rsxC gene encoding electron transport complex subunit RsxC, whose translation is MKVATFERGVHPSSHKELTENKSIINATIPEKVIIPLSQHLGAPCNSTVSIGDEVKRGQVIGVSDSFVSAPVHSSICGKVIAIGEFPHPSGKDVISVVIEEDGMDEWVDGLKENPDYINLPLEDLRRIIRDAGIVGLGGAAFPTHVKLSPPKEKPIDSVIINGAECEPYLTADHRLMLENPSEIINGLKILMKILGVKKGYVGIEENKPDAIKTMTDTASKEHHKKSKDFLGTPEPDINVVPLEAKYPQGAEKMLIKAILNREVPAGGLPMDVGVVVHNVGTTKAIYDAVRFGRPLIERVITVTGKGIKEPKNLRVRIGTLFSHLIEECGGLNGKIGKVIAGGPMMGIAQYTLDVPVVKGTSGILVLSADEVSVEEYGPCIRCGRCIDYCPMGLQPSIISILVEKGRYDEARGYDCMDCFECGTCAYVCPARRPLVQFIKLAKLELSRKG